Within the Hermetia illucens chromosome 6, iHerIll2.2.curated.20191125, whole genome shotgun sequence genome, the region CGAAGAGAATGAAAAAAGCGAGGCTTTGATTCGTTAAGGAACAATCGAAATTGGGAATAGATGAATATTGATATTCGTTCAGAATCCCTACATTTAAAAGCgttaattttaatgtttttagtCAATGTTCAAtgttattcaatattttcaggtAGTGTTTTCTGACGATTTGACGTTGTAATGGCTTACAGAAGTCAGTACGTTTGTCAGAAGGAATATGGGAGGGAAGTTCGATGGATCCTGCATTAAGGAAATCGTTAGGCATCCGACACTTTAATTGGGATGCGTGGTGGCAGCCAGCATAAAGGAACCAGAACTTCTTCATTTCGTCGAGAAGACCATGAGAAAGgatcaatataaaaaaaatggagGCCGTCGCGCTGCCATCTTTGGATGAAATCGGATTTTTGACATCTTCCTCCATTTATACAAGATGGCGGCCCGTGCTGCACAGcgaaatccataaaaaaaatgacGTCAGAGGAAAATATCCCTTTATTTGGGATGGAGCAACGAGCACAGAGAGCACAACACCAATTCACAAATGTTAAtagataatattaaaaaaaaattggcgtgAGACGGTTGAGGTAAAAGCGTCCATTATAGCTTATTTCAAAGCaaagtaaatgaaaaaaatattatatacataaatatatctCTTTCTAAGATCTACtgctatattatatatatatattttgctattgaaaaatataattgaatAAAAACTTCATCACTTCATCAAATATTCCAAGTGTTTGTATTTTTCTTGCCAGGGACTGTAGTATAATAGTGCAGAGAGAACTTTGGCGAGAAACAACCGCaatttgttgttgatgttgaggaAGCTACATTGATAGTTTTTTTACAAAACAACGAGGGTGGATTTAGCGTCGTTGATATGTCGAACAACATCAAGTTCACTGCGTCCGTCGATAGAAACGATGCTTTCTGCAATAGATATACAAACCGACTGACGCTTTCGATGTTTTGCCCATTAATATATGTAaagaggaagagtgcgatgattactcagactgaaaaccttggttttgttcttCATtgtcaacggcgcaagaaccggtatccggtttagacttgtcttaataaggaacttcagacatcccggttttgcgccgagttccatcaattcgatatccctaaaaggaggaggatttttctctcgaacgcggccaagagttcgcaatttttcctgctaagaacccaagtctccgaggaatacatgaggactggcaagatcattgtcttgtacagagcTTCGACCCAATGGTGAGGCGACTTTGCTTGCCTcctctaaatccagagccatttggccatgaTGGCCCATGACTCGGTGAGTGACCAAGTAGATGTTGTCAACATAgtgaggtgtttaaggaaagattacACACAAATCATCTTGtttctttattgttttgaaTCAAGCCGCTGtgagaattcatttgattgtaCGCTGCATTTCCCACTGCTGACCGTACTGACGTATAATTACATGGATTTTGCCTAAACGTTTCCTCTCAAACAGTGTAGAGACATTTGTTGCAGTCGCTTAATGTATTAGCGTCAACTAGTGGTTGTTCTGTCGAATCAATCACATTCAAGGGAAAACCAGCACAATAAGAAGAGCGTACCTGATGTGGATTCCCATTCGACGAGGTAAATATTCAGATTCTGGAAGTTGACGAGAGGAGCTCTCTACAACGctcatttttaacatttttgagAACAAACGACAAAAGATTGAGATTGGTACCCATTTCCCTTGATTGAATTTTCCTTTGTTTGTCCTTTTTCTCTAGGGGAACTTAGAGACACTCCGGAAGAAGCATTAATCGTTTGTAGCACGAAAACTTTCCTTTCGGGAGTTTTTGGTGCTCGGTCCTGCATGCCAATGTCTGCTGGCAAAGACTATAGAGGAACGAGCTTTGGAAGGATACGTGCACGTGTACCAAGTACGAAATATTTATCCTCATAATCGTACTGATTCGATCAGAGCCTTGGGGTGGCTCATTGAGTGGAGGGAGGAAAGAACATCGGAAGATGTCTCAAAGAACGTCAAGTGTGAGATTTCCAAGTAACGTTCTTTGGAGAAGGGAGTACCTTGTATTTAAGTTTTTGGGGCTGCTCTGCGCGTGGCTTGTAGTAAAGGTCCTCTTGGCAAGACCTGTCAAGTCGTTACCAACTAACAAGAAGCCGCCATTGTTTGGTACATTCAGCCGTCCAAAGGATAATGAAAGTACCAATCGTAAAATTTTGTGAGTGGGCGGACGAGGCGAATCGAATAAATTAATCTTGGAAAGATGAAACCTTGTTTTTGGGATCTTATGTGTATAAGAGTATCTGTATGGGTGAAGTGAAtgccgcgattcaaatctcaatggtggcagagggatttgtaatcCTGActgtcgacccagctgtgaattagtacctgagttaaatcgggATAATAATCCCGGGtgcgcgcaatgctgaccacattgctgaagtgtatcgttacggtcgtgaATGAAGTGTTTTAATATACTTCAAGGCCGATGATTTCGAACGAAGACATTTTAGTATAGCGTCAGCATAGTATATACTGAGAAAAAACTCTTTCCCGTTTGAAAAGAACGGTTTTTGGTCTATTGATTTCTATGTCGGGTCAAGTTTTGGTCTATTATTTCCAGGCTTACACTGGCAGATTACAATAAGAATAAAAAAGTAATATTAAATGCGGAGTTGGAGCTGTGCCGCAGGGAGACGATGACCGCCGTTGAATAGATTTGATATTGAGGATGATTCGGTGGGAGACAGTGCTTCTGtccagaaattgaaaattgatgatAACGATTTTGATGTGAATCGTGAGTTTGGCTATCGATTCATCAATTTTATTGCCGTTTTTTTCATCTATTATTTCGCCACAGTATTTATTTGCAAATTGGTGTCTTTTTTTCGCCCGAAAATCGAGATTCTGCTCTAGCTATACCTTTATAGCTACTTTATACTATTTTCTAATGAAACTTTTCTTTCGTTTACTTTAAGATATGAACAATAACATAAATTGAAATCCTATGCGTAATTCTAGTTATTGCATTGGAGAAATGGTGTACGAAAATGGGACTCTCCATGAAGTCGCCATGCTGTGCTTTCAAGAAGCTGGCCAAGAAACCAGCATATTCATAAAAGGAATATTGGCATTCATCTCGGTAGCTTTTATTTGTGCTACATTGTACGTGTATAAAATAATACCTCAACTACGAGACACCCAGGTAAGTTGTCGGCTTTTCAACATTTCAgatttaatataaaatatacttCTAGGATAAAGTAACAATGATTTGCATATCATGCTTGGCTGTTACGTTTACTGTCCTAGGATTTGCACAGACTGTACCCTATTCTTTCCCGAGTCCAGGATTGTGTATCACATGTGGTAATTATAACTGACTTTACAAAAGTTTACCTTCTAACAGTTATACTTTGCAAGCTTTCCTAATTTATGGGTTTTTGATGGCTTACCTTGCTTGGTTGAACATGGTCATAGCAAACGTCCTAAAATTGGTGGTGTAAGAAAGTTTGACTCCTCTTTTATCTAATCAGAATAACGGTTATTCTTTTCAAGTTTCCCCCAATGGAAGATTAAAGAAAGGAAGTGGTATATACTCAATCATGTTTATGCATGGACCATCCCAATTGTTTTGACTATTATTTTAATAGCATGCCAACATGTGAAGTTGGAAGTACATCCAAGGATcggggagaattcctgttggaTTGACGGTGAGAAATCGACGCAGCATTATTCTTTGCAATAACGTTAGTATGCATAATTACAGAGGAATCGCAGTGGCTCTATTTGTACATACCTTTAACAACACTGATCACTCTCAATTTGGTGCAGTTTGTCGTAATAGCTATAACTTTATATAAATATCCAAGCAATCATCTGAGTTCAAGCAAGAAAAAAGTTCTGAAACACAAGTAAGTATCTTAATTATTTGGCCTACTGAAAATAACTCGATTCAATTGCCTCAGGTGCCAGCTGtatttcaatttgtttattcTTTCGGGGATGACTTGGTTTTTCGAATTGTTTTCCTATATATTCAGGGAGTGGGAAGTTTATTGGTTGGTATATTCTATTCAAACTTAACCAGTGTTAATTATTCCTGAATAGCACTATTATCTAAACTGATCGTTTATTTTTAGGTTTATTACAGACGCAGTGAATGCATTGCACGGAGCACTTATATTTTTGGTGTTGATCATTTTTCGAAAACGAGTTCGACGGGAATTGGCTGGAAAACAAATTTGTTGGTGTTGTCGTATTCCACCAGAATGGAAGAAAATTGACAATACAGAAGATGATGGATTTTCCGATGaaacaaaatatgataatataaacATCAGATCTCAGACCGATCATGATGAATCACGGTCTTAGATGTGGGTCACTTTTAATTTTTACGCAAATATGtatctcgaatttcaattagttTTAGCTTGATGTGGTAAGAAACGATATTTACTTAATATTTTTTACTAAAAACGAATGGCATATTGTTACTGTTCGAAAATGTGTAATGTAAGTATAGTAGCTTAAGCTTATCTTAACTATGTACTAAGTATGAACTAATTTACATCCAATGCATTTGTATTTATAATATTCTTCACTTGCTTaagcttttcatattttttaataaagaaaGCTACCGGAGTTTATAGTATAATTTGGAGTTTAAAATGGTGTAGTATACAATCTAGCATCTctctcataaaataaaattaattaagacAACCGAATTAATGATCTGTTAGTACAGATGAAACTACGACAAAACAAAAAGGCAGGTGGACAATGCCTGCCAGACAAACGATGAAAGCGTTGGTCGTAGATAATTTCCCCAAGCGCTATTTACACAATGCTGTCTGAGAACGCTAGCAACTTCATCCATTTATTaggaggaatcgaatttttttggcatcaattgtatctagatatagtgtagaatatatgggcaaagtgattttttgatattcggtgtcgttcgaaaattatagtgttaaacacgttaTAAgtatcgccgtaataaagcgggtATTTATCGGccggaatgacgttcgaatgacttcgctaaaagtacaagaattgaagccaaggttgtACATGTGTTACTTGAAGAAGCCTAAGGTTTATGCACTAGATATAGCAggttaatggccagttaagttTTTATGACTAAAACTTGCattatactttttaaatgcgtttttctcgaaactgcatgttgaaaatcggctgccaccatagcccaaaatctatcaaacgaaattctttaaattttcacgccttattcagaacatatttctacggtccgcaaactaggataattgcgattcattcagtagttttttttattaattaaagaagcctcaaaaaaataccaaagttcgctcaaaaaagtttaacaaggcaccaaaaatttagcttttaatatctttaataatcctagtttgccgactgtagttaagtctgtacgttaaatgccgtttactttttttctttaagataatcgCAGCGCCATCTGACATATCAGCAGAAAAAAGCCTTTTTTTGGagttgggtgtataaattgctctgtatttcaataaccaactatgcgatagggctggaaaaattattacgcatgctcaagatattaataaatatatggcgaaaaaattcgtatttgtacctttatctagttcttcacaaaaaaaattataaaaaagccaaataaaacggtcttcacacgggatgaccccctttggCAACGCACGCAAGTGCGAATCGCGGTGGTCATGGCCGCCACGATTTGCACTTATGTGCGtccgacacgcaagttgttcACCTAATTATGGAAAACATTAATGATAGTTTGAAAAAACGGCAGTGTctcggggttcaaatctcgctggtggcagagggatttgtatcgtgacaaGATGTCAGTCAGTCAAATCACATAATAACCGTAGGCGAGCGAAATCTGACACCGAAGGTACGGTTTTGGACATAACTGCGAAGAATGGCCCTTATCTACCAACCAATCTTATCAACACGTAACCCACGGTGTTTAGAACtaattaaagatttttttttattaattgcgaATTAAATGCAATACAGTGGGACCCCTATAATTCATACACCGATAATTCGTATAAATTTGCCGGGTCCCCAGAgtcaattttctttattctgaatttccgataattggtaatccagATATTTCCTACGAAATTAACAGTCCCTTGACGAGACGAATagtcgggattctactgtattaaaTCATGTGTGCAGGTAATTGGTATGTTTGACATCGCTTAAAGAAATGAAGGAATTCTACTGTGAATCAAATTGGAGAAATTGATTTGGAGAAGAGTGCTAGTAGACCTTTGTACCAGCCCTTGTTGAATACTTTGTAAGACATTTACAGAAGAATCCGATGCAATAATTTTTACCCTTAAATCAGACTTAGATGTACTACAATAACCggcggccaaagggtagtataggccccagggcaaaacgtgaatttatacacacgatggagcattaaacctgggaaacgcttgttAAACCAACGCCAACAGatctaccaccaaaccctatcaccacctccacgtggcgatTGCTACgagttctttcttaaagaaaaactggagacggagaaggaagggggcgagaaattgtatcaactggtcctccagattgggggttggatagggctgacaatcctatatggaaaaccaaagttacggagccacggaaggagtctcggactggtTTGGAAACAAAACCACGAGCCCGCCAATGAAAACgaactaacgatttgcgcattttctcatggaacctcCACTCCCTGTATAGAAAAGGAGCTGCCAAGAAGCTAGTtaacaccctgtcccaatatatagGATTAATATAAtaacgttgcaagagatgtgctGGACGGGAACCGGTTTTTGGGAGAAAAGCCGCTATAATATtggattggggaaaaagaaatgtcgtattttgtcaatagatggcgacaattaaacatatcttgtgttggacttatcgcatcggatcacatgtgctacaagtgtctctttgatagtgttgtgatcgtacgtttcagtctcaagttatagcaccTCAAAGATGTACTCCACCAagtaagaaattcgtcatattttacgtttttactacctgagaggtaaaaatgcaacgaagacgccaaaaaatatttgtgaagtttatgggccctatactgtaacgattcgcacagcacagcgttggttcgatcgatttcgttctggtgtagtggatgttggAGATACACCCCGtcctggtaggccaatcgtcgtagaaaccgacaaaatcgtcgaaatcatccacgtAGGCCGGCATGTGTGcattcgattggccaggaactgcgTATAGACGGTAAAAccctttggaaccatttgcagaagattgaatttcaaaaaagCTAGATGTTTGGGAGCCACACGACGTAAAAAAATCTCTTtgatcgaatcaacgcctgcgatgcactgctgaaacggaacgaattccacccatttttgaagcggatggtgactggtgatgaaaagtggatcacgtatgaCAACCTCAAGCGGAAAAGTtcgtggtcgaagcacggcgagccggcccaaaccatcgccaagcccggattgacggccaggaaggttttgctgtgtgtttggtgggattggaagggaatcatccactatgagctgctcaactatggccagaccctcaattcggtcctctactgtgaacaactcgaccgtttggagcaggcgattgaccagaagcgagcAGAATTGATCGATAGGAATggcgttgtgttccaccaggacaaccctcggcctcacacatctttgatgacccgccagaagctaccgGAGCTCGGATGAGATGTCCACCGTATAGTCTGGACCTggtaccaagtgattaccatctcttccggtccatgcaaaacgctcttggtgctactaagttagcCTCAAAAGAAGCTTGTGCAAActagctgtctgagttttttgcaaataaggaggggggttgaataatgaagttgccttctaaatggcaactaGTTtacgaacaaaatggcgcatatttgacttaaatcggataattctaagtatgttaaataaaggtCAAATTTCGATAACAAAtacaacatttctttttccccaacccaatatatagtATAACGGCGCTCCAGTAAATCGTGtgctcgaacgccgccacctctcagccttgatgaatatcagaacatatagggggccaatatagactcggaccactatcttgtGGTGGGTTCTCCGTGCTCGAATAACAAGAACAACAATACTACctcgaattccctctgacaatcaagtgagagtgaactcTGAAGCCAACCATAACACCtgtaagggagaaatggatgccgcaatattaataaatgatcttcgcaaccatatgaagagcgttatcactggtacggccacaaacatacttgccctCAGTCGCAAAAGAAGTGTGAACGAttggttcaacgatgaatgtaagctagcaatggaacggaaaaatacaccattgacttcacagaaggaaaaagAGAGTCTGGGAGAAACAAAgtgggaaatttgattttcgacagaatgggcatattgaagcgatggacTGTACTGCAtaataaccaaaatattggcgagtttgaggtccggccaactgaagatgaggGACACATACTCCCACTACCAAGCATGGAACAAAACAAACCGTGTAatccatcagcttaaaaatcaaaaatcgccgggagccgatggaattacagccgaactggttaaatatggaggcgaccagacACAcgcagcggttcatcaactgatgctcaaggtgtgagacagcgaatcaatgcctaattattggcaaagaggcattctctgtcccatacataaaaaggaatagcacagccagggtaaaactacacACAGCTATGgaagaattcggcatcccgacgataggactggctaggctgagcctgaccaatatacgaggccagataaaagcagcacgatcactttcgagactattcaacatcaacaatggtctaagacaaagcaccatccccttcaagtccacccaactattagatcatgctgacgatattgacattataggaaaACCAACTCGAGATTTACAATCTACCTTTATCCGGATCGATCACCAgcagtcagcaccaaaaaacaaagaagcgacaactttaaaTGGCACTGGTGagtaatgagaacaataaagatagggggttacaactttgagactgttgataatttctcctatcgagggtcgaaactcacaaccgatagcagctacgacgatgaaattttTGGGcctcctacataaggatggaggattccgtaacatatataacgacgaaatttatgagtgatatcacgaccgtctgattgtggataaagtccggttcaataggttgtcGTGGGCGGATCATTTAACACATGGGTAagaatgatccaacccggaaagtctgtaggaaaagaagacgtggcagaccttgcctcagatgaagcgatggcgtaggtcaggcacCGGGATgccttgagttccttattaaggcaggcctagaccggataccggttgttgcgccgttgatgatgataataaccaAACTTGTGCAATTAATTTATAGTAAAGTGGTTAAACAACCACTTAAGGGGAAGTAATGGTCGAGATTTGCATAAGAAAAGGGGGGACATTTTCTTAACGATCATCAAGATGTTAATTTGGCGATAGAAGCCAAAAATGATTCTATCTTTATTCGGTTtactttttaaactttttttttacattttgattttatgaaaattgtgAGGAAGCTTGAGATAAATCGAAGCAAAACTAAGGAGGATACAGACTGAAGATGACCTCCTGGAGCGACGTTTCGGAGGTTTTTcgcagaacaacaatgagagttCGAACTTATTTGGAATATCTCACCTAAGCACTTGAGTGGAACTTCTGTCATCATTGAGATCGCAACTTATGTGGCAGCCTCTGTCTTTAATGGAGGTTCTTTGCTTTAATAAACTTTATGCAAGCCTTGAGAATCAGTAGTGGGCTAAGCGAGAAGGCGAACGGAGCTGAAGAACAGACTAAAGAAGGCAGGATTCATCTTCATCATTCTTTATGGACCTAACATAAAATACACAGCCAAGTAGATATGTAGGTAATTTCGGTGTCTTAGCGTATTTTTCACTATTCATAAGCTATCTTTTGAACCATAGAAACACCAACTCGAACCGattccacttgtgaacggggcagaggctaaagaaaaagcacAACGGGCGTAAGTAACCGTCAACCAGTTCGGATGCGTTCTTCGTATTTCTCCATtcataatttaatttcatgttaCCTTATAATAATGAAACACACATTAAGTTTCAAGTTGTACTTCGTGCTTGGGTACTTTATTTTAAACTAAATAAATATACTTAGCTCATATGAAATAAATGGCGACTCGAAACATTTTAAATTTGTAATGAAACATTTTATTGTCTGGATAactgagcggttagagcacgaggctgtcatacggaaggtcgcggttcaaatgtcactgatggcagtgggatatgtatcgtgatttaacgtcggataccagtcgactcagctgtgaatgagtgcctgtgacaaatcagggtaataatctcgggcgagcgcaa harbors:
- the LOC119658593 gene encoding probable G-protein coupled receptor Mth-like 4, which codes for MSKMNLSRVNITLWVLLCLGCISVINSDNVNNPNLPKCCPPNSIILDESTCLLGNTTFNATFNCALGAYIIDKDFDKMDDYTVVGRDLYMNSSNSLVEPDSYCIGEMVYENGTLHEVAMLCFQEAGQETSIFIKGILAFISVAFICATLYVYKIIPQLRDTQDKVTMICISCLAVTFTVLGFAQTVPYSFPSPGLCITCAFLIYGFLMAYLAWLNMVIANVLKLVVFPQWKIKERKWYILNHVYAWTIPIVLTIILIACQHVKLEVHPRIGENSCWIDEESQWLYLYIPLTTLITLNLVQFVVIAITLYKYPSNHLSSSKKKVLKHKCQLYFNLFILSGMTWFFELFSYIFREWEVYWFITDAVNALHGALIFLVLIIFRKRVRRELAGKQICWCCRIPPEWKKIDNTEDDGFSDETKYDNINIRSQTDHDESRS